Below is a window of Candidatus Dependentiae bacterium DNA.
AAGTTGATTCGATCGCTTCTGCTCGTCAACTTAAAATTCCGGTGCTCATGATTCATTCCGAAGATGATGAAACAGTGCCGATCGAAAATGCTCATAGAATTTATCAAGAAATCACCGCACCAAAAGAGTTGTGGGTTGTCTCTGGATCAGGCCATGCAAGAATCTTTACTGATAAGCCGCATGAATATCGGGAGCGAATAAATATATTTCTTAATTCAATTGTTATCGGTAGCTAATCTTTTTTCTTCTTGGTAAAGCCAGCGGGCTAAGTTATCCAAGTATACGGCTAATGTTGTTTTTTCATCAGCTCGTTCGCCCACGGTTTCAATAATGAATGATTTTGGCAGATGGGTTTGCAAAACTGCGTTTTGATATCCTATAAATGGTTGATTAGAAATTGCCAAGACTTTGCCAGGTGTTGGGTTTTCCTTTAACCATTGATTGATGGTATCGGCAGTTGTGGGGCGCACAATCGAGCCATCATTTTTTTGTTGCATTGGAGTTTCCACTATGGAAATTGTTGTTTTTTTTAATTGTCCGGATAATGCCACTTTTTCAAAAATAAGTCGCGCGGCTTGTGCTTCAGTTTTAATTTCAAGATCTTTTTCTACGACCGCGTTTTTTAATGGTAATTTGTTAAGAGCAGTAATAATCGCTGAACTGTTTTCAATATTGGGATCCAATGGACGAGCGCCAACTAAGACTATTATTTTTTCTGGTATAATATTTTTTTGCGATAGCTCTAGCAGATACAATAATCGATCGGTCATTCGTTGAACGGTAGCTCCAAGCAAGAGGGCATACGCGTACTCTTTTTGTTCTGGCGCGTGTTGATGAATAAGTCCAATTTTTTCTATAATACTTCTAATTTTTTCCGGATGCGCATCTTTATAAATATCCACGATTTCCCAGCGCTCTTTGCCAGCAGGTCGTAAGAATTTTTTCTGCGTAGCAGCAACAATGCCTTCTAAATTTCCAGTGTGCTCGACGTGCAATTCATTTAATAATTCTAATAACACCGGCGAAACTTGTCGATTTTCATTAACGAGTGGTTGATGTATTGGCGATATATCCTCTGTTGCTTCAGAATAATGATCTGTAGTGATCGAGCACGAGCTTAATGAGGTGAGAAGAGAAACTGCTAATAATATCTTTGGTGAAAACTGGAGGTTCATGAAAATACTTCTCTTTAAATTGTACATGGAAAAGTTGGAATATTTTTCATCTTTTAAGAAAACTAAATTCGTACTATTGGAGTCTGTGTGACTATGCGGGTTCCAATTCTTGCGTAAGCGCAGGTTTATTTATTGGTACATTGCCATAAAGTTCATCGTGATAGAATATTGCAAGCCCCGTTAGTACACAAACCGCTGTGGCCCAGAATGTCCAAGGCGTTGGTTCGCTCAAGAACAGCCAACCGTAAAGCGCGGCAAAAAGAGGGGAAAGAAAACTTGCAAACGATAGAAATGTCGGGCTATACGTTTTTAAGAGGGTCACGTACAAATTGTGGCAAAGCAGATTACTAACGATAATAACTACCGCTAGAATCAGTAGAAATGTACCAACATGGCCTACTTCAATTGCCGCTTCGCCCGATTCAAAAAGCCAGGAAGTAATAAGCGCAAGTAAACCACCGCAGAACATACTCATACTATTAATCGTCGTCGCTTCATAGTTATGAAATTTAACGAGGCGATGAATCATAATCCATCCGTAGCTCAAACAGGCGACGGAGCATAAGATTGCAATTTCTGGTAATGAGAGAAATGCTGTTTGCCCATGTTCAGATTTGATTGCCGGTAACACAGTTGGTAAAAAACCGATAAAGCCAATTATCAACCCGATGATTTTTTTGATCGTTACTTTTTCTGAATACAGAAAGTATGAAAAAATATAGGTCATGAAGGGGGATAAATTATAAAGAAGGCACGCTTTTGAAGCGGTCATTTCGCTTCGCAACGCCCAAAAGCGAAGACTATATGGAATATACGTCGTGAATAAAATAATTTGAACATAATACCACGTGTGTTTTCTATCGAAGCGCCAATTTGATCCATGCTGCATAAACTCGTAAGCCATCAGAAAACTTCCTGCTAAAAACATGCGAATCCCAACCAAGAAAATCGGTTGTGAATAGCAAGCAAGTACTTTTCCTAACGAGAAGGTTCCTGCAAAAAGGGCGTACATCAGAACAATTAAAAGCATGGTTTATCTATCAGTTAAGATTAAGATTTAGTAATCGGCGTTCGTACTTCAATTGCGCCGCCGGCATTTGCCTTGCATGCAGCTTTAATAAGATGGCGCACGTCAGGGTAAATAACTCCCTTATCACTCCAAAGAACAAATTCATTATCTGCAATTTCACTCAAAACGAGTGTTAATTTTTCAGCAAGTTCTGGAGTAATAAAGCATTTTGTTTTGCTGCGCGTTTCTTTGATAAGAGAATAAAGCTCTTGGAGTAGTTCAGGATGTTTAGTTTGCAGTTTTTCCAAAATGGAGCATACGATATCAAAACGTACAAGATCGATTCGCTTTCCATTTTGAAGCTTGGTAGCTGCGCAGTAGATTTGCTGAGAAGCAAAAATGAGCGAAAGAATTAAAAGTTTTTTCATGATCGTCCTTTAGTTGTTTTCAATCAGAGCGAGTTCTCGGTTTAGTTGCGAAAGGTCGACAATTGCATAGTGTTGCAATCCAAAAGGGATGTAACAGGCTAAGAAGATATCGCGCACCTGGGCAGGAGCTATGCCATTAAGTGTCCATAGGTCGCGCTTAAAGCCTTCTTCAATAAGTGTAGCCCAAATATCGTGAGGAAGGAAGATTGGATCTGGCAAGATCGTAACGTCTTGTTGGTCTTTTACAAGCGAATCAACGCATAAACGATAAATATGAAAAAGAGGCTTCAATAAATCTTGGTGTGTTGCCTCTTTGACAGCTTCTACGACGCGGTTAATGGTGACTTGTGGTACGTCAGAAATTCTTTGAATACACGTTTGATTGATACCAATAAGTACGTTTAATACTTTTTCTTGATCTGTCGATATCTTAATTTCATTATCTTGGTTTTCTTGCGTAAAGCAATAATGAGGCAAAATTGACAGTGCCAATAATGCGGTTAATAAAAATTTGTTATTCATATTTTTCCTTATTTATTATCACATGGCAGACGCAATCATTTATTGTGCCATCTTCATTAACAAGCCCTAATTTTTGAAAATAAGAACGCATAAGGGGGATCTCGTTAGCCATAGTAAAATTGTATATTGTTGAACTATGATCTGTTGATTTAACTTCTAGCCAAATTGTACCGCCGTAGTCTTCTCTAGCGCAGACATTTTTTTTTAAACCTTGGTTATTACAACCGATATCTTCAGCCATACTGCGTGTCATCATCGAGCAGCTGATCGACAATACAGAAAAAAATAGTAATGATTTCATAAATCCCCCATAACCCATTATGTAATAACGATTCTACTATACTATCAAATTTAGTGGCTTTTGCCAAAAAAGGAGAGTAGCGCTTTTGCCCATATATGTTAGATTTCAGGGGTACTTTTTATATTGGAAGAGGACATTGCATGAATATTGGCCTTGTTATAATTACTATTTGTCTATCTATTTTTTCAACAGGTGTAATGAGTTACATAGCACTTGCTACTCCCATTGGCCCGTGGATTGCGCCGACCCTGGTACTTATAGGTACTTTTTTAGTTCATTTGATCGGTTTGCGCGGCAAGCAGTATTCAGATGGATTGGCATTGGTAACCGCCGGCGGATCTATTGGTGGTATTTTAGCAACCGCGCTTTCGTTTTCGTTTCCAACTCTCTACTTTCTTGATCAATCTTTTTTTGGTGGTTGGATGGCTAGCCCCTTTTATTTTGTCGCGCTTGTCGCGGGGCTTTCATTAGCCGGGGGAAGTTTTGGCCTATTGATTGCCGACTTACTCGAACACAATCTAATTGTTAAAGATGAGCTGCCGTTTCCGATTGGCCAGTTGGTATATAAAATGATTGCGGCACAAAATCAGGCGCGCAAAGCGCTTGAGCTTGCTATCGGCGCATGCTCGACCTTTATATTTACCGCGCTTCATGGCGGCACGTGGCTTTTTAGAGCGGTTTTGGCTTCGGGTGTCACGCTCACAAAACAATATGCGTTGGGGCCAGTGACGATTCCGCTTATTCAGTTACGTTTCGATGTACTGCCGATGCTTTTAGCTATCGGTTTTATTACGGGGCATGTAATTGCAATACCATTAATTGTTGGCGCAATTGCTCGTATTGGTTTAATGGAGCCAATTAACAATTTATTTTTCCCAACTATTTCTGGGCCCGATTTTTTACTTGCATTTGGCAGTGGATTAGTAGCGGTTGGCGCAGTACAAAGTTTTTTTGATTTGCCGAAAATGCTGCGAGGATGGTTTAGAAAATTAAGAGATGGGGGTCCGCGTAAATCGATGGACATGGAACTTTTTGCGCCATTGCAACAGCGTTCTCATATGATTCAAGCATTTCTTACCTTAATTTTAGTGATTGGTTATTTGAGTGCTGTACATTTTTCAGCGCTCTCACAATTGTATTTAATTATTCTCTCATTTGTTTGTGCATACCAAATCGTGGTGATCGCAGGAAAAATTGGTTTGGCGCAATTGGGCCGGTTTGCGACGTTTGTTATGGTGCCAGCATTATTTCTCTTTGGTGTGGATCCATTGCGCGTAACAGTAATAGCAACGTTTGTGGAACTTTGTGGCGGTGTTGCTACCGATGTTCTCTTTGGCAGAAAAATGGGGCAAATGGCTGGAATAAATCGTACCACTTTGCGTTGGTTTCAAATCCTTGGTCTTGTCGTGAGTTCAATTGCAGCTGGCGTTATTATGTGGCTCCTTGTGCATAAATTCGGATTAGGCGGAGAACCCTTGGTGGCACAACGAGGTCAAGCGCGCGCATTATTAATTAATGTTTCTCATTTTAATTGGCTTGTTTTAATTATCGGTGGGATTTTTGGATTGATTCTTAAAAAATGTAAATTGAATCCGATGCTGGTGCTGGGTGGTTTATTAATGCCATTTACCTATTCTATCGGATTGATTATTGGCGGATGTCTTTCGTTCATGGTAAAAGATCGCGAAGACTGGGAACCATTCTGGTCTGGTGTCTTTGCTGCGAATTCTATTACGGAACTTGCAAAAACATTAATGTAGATAATTTCAAATCTAAGACGCACGGTAGCTTTATTTTTTGCGGTCTATTCACGATATCGCGTATTTAATTTGATAATATACTTACAATAGCATTTAAATTTAAAACTATTGAATAAATCCCTTGCATTGTGAAACATTGAAGATGATTCAATGGTATGATGTGCGATAAAAAGGGGATTTGTTTATGAAAAAGCTATTGTTGATGAGTTATGGAGCATTGTCGCTGGCCGTGCTAATGCGTCAGGCGCCAGTCTGTGCTCAATTGGCAACCAAAAGTGATGATGCGTTAGCAATTGCTCTCAAGCGTGAAGCGTCTGAAAAGGAAGCGGAAAAAAAACGTTTGGCACTTGCTAAGCAAGAGCGCCAGCAGCAAATGATGATGCAGCAACAAGAAGAAGCAAAAAAAAGAGACCAGCAAAAACGAGAACTGGCGGAGCTTGAACGCCGAAAAGAAAAAATTAATAAATTAGCACAGCAAAAGATCTTAGAAGAAAAACGCCAACTTTTAGCAAAGCAAAAAGAAGATGAGAGGCGAATGCTAGCCGAAAGGCAACAGCAAGAGCGTCGAAAACAAGAAGATGCACGTGTGGCAGCTCAGCTTAATAGAGAGCGTGAACAGGCAGTGGCTCTCGCTATTAAAAAACAGCAGCAAGAGCGAGACGCAGAGCAACGAGCGTGTGCACAAAGAGAGCAACAAAAAAGAGACGCTCTTATCGCCCATCAAAAAGAAGAAATACGCCGCAAAGAAGAACAAGAGCAACGACTAGTACACCAAGAGCGTGAACAAGAACGAATTCGCATGCTTGCGCAAAAAAAATTGGAACAGAAAAAAGCTTTCCAAGAAAAGCAGGAACGGATTGCCAAAAAAGAGACAGAGCAAAAGATGCTTTTAGCGAGTCAGCAAGCTGAGCAGATGCAAAAGCAAATAGAAGCTGCCAGAAAAATTGAAGAAACAAAAATTTCAGAACGAAAAAAGCGTGATCAACAAATTATTTTAATGACTCAGAGAGAAATGGTGCGAGAAAAGCAAGAAGAAGAAAAACGAATTATCGCACTGAAGATGGAGCAAGAAAAAAAACTTATTGCGATGCAAGAGCAAAAAGAACGAGAAGAAAAATTGCGAGCTCAACGAGAAGCACAGATAGCAAGCAAAGCACAAAAAGAGGCCCTGCTTGCCCGAAACGAAGCAATCCAAAAAGAGAGGCAATTAGCACAACTTAAGCAAGAGAAAGAAAAAGCTATTACTTTAGCTCAAAAAGAAGCGGAGCGCTTACGAATCCAAGAAGAAAATAGAATAATTGCTCTCCGTAAAGAACATGAGAAAAAAATAGTTGCAATGCAACAACAAGAAGCGCGTGAAAAGCAAAAAGAAGCGGCAAAAATTGCTCAGCTTGAAAAAGATCGCCAAAAAGAAATGCTTATTGTGCAGCAGAAAGAGCTTCAGGAAAAAAAAGCTGAAGAAAAAAGATTGGCGCAGCTCAAATTCGATAGAGAAAAAGAATTAGTTGTTGCTCAAAAAGAAGCGGAGCGAATTCGTATAGAAGAGCAACAACGAGTGCTTGCTTTGCGTAAAGAGCACGAGAAAAA
It encodes the following:
- a CDS encoding DMT family transporter, coding for MLLIVLMYALFAGTFSLGKVLACYSQPIFLVGIRMFLAGSFLMAYEFMQHGSNWRFDRKHTWYYVQIILFTTYIPYSLRFWALRSEMTASKACLLYNLSPFMTYIFSYFLYSEKVTIKKIIGLIIGFIGFLPTVLPAIKSEHGQTAFLSLPEIAILCSVACLSYGWIMIHRLVKFHNYEATTINSMSMFCGGLLALITSWLFESGEAAIEVGHVGTFLLILAVVIIVSNLLCHNLYVTLLKTYSPTFLSFASFLSPLFAALYGWLFLSEPTPWTFWATAVCVLTGLAIFYHDELYGNVPINKPALTQELEPA
- a CDS encoding OPT/YSL family transporter, with amino-acid sequence MNIGLVIITICLSIFSTGVMSYIALATPIGPWIAPTLVLIGTFLVHLIGLRGKQYSDGLALVTAGGSIGGILATALSFSFPTLYFLDQSFFGGWMASPFYFVALVAGLSLAGGSFGLLIADLLEHNLIVKDELPFPIGQLVYKMIAAQNQARKALELAIGACSTFIFTALHGGTWLFRAVLASGVTLTKQYALGPVTIPLIQLRFDVLPMLLAIGFITGHVIAIPLIVGAIARIGLMEPINNLFFPTISGPDFLLAFGSGLVAVGAVQSFFDLPKMLRGWFRKLRDGGPRKSMDMELFAPLQQRSHMIQAFLTLILVIGYLSAVHFSALSQLYLIILSFVCAYQIVVIAGKIGLAQLGRFATFVMVPALFLFGVDPLRVTVIATFVELCGGVATDVLFGRKMGQMAGINRTTLRWFQILGLVVSSIAAGVIMWLLVHKFGLGGEPLVAQRGQARALLINVSHFNWLVLIIGGIFGLILKKCKLNPMLVLGGLLMPFTYSIGLIIGGCLSFMVKDREDWEPFWSGVFAANSITELAKTLM